The Vigna radiata var. radiata cultivar VC1973A chromosome 6, Vradiata_ver6, whole genome shotgun sequence DNA segment ATAAGACAACTGGGCTTTTATAAATTATGTCTAATTTCTATCATGACATgattaatgtatatttatatataaatcaattaaaaagaaaaacttcgaAACCTCCATCAACAAAACTTTTAAGTGTTAGTACAGTTAAAATAATCACTATATTTACTTTTGCTTATCAATGATATCGTTTTAATATCACaaacttccattttttttatgagcTCATCAAAAGCACATATTTTACTCATAGAATTACTGATATACAGtacaacataatataatatataaataacatcatCTTAAGAATGTCATggaaatacaaatataattatgcaaaaaagaaaactaaaaatgatcataaaatatttatatttgaagaaTTGGTTAAAATTTAGAAGAGcccatttaataaaaaaaatatacttaaaactaaaaaaaatattattttaatatatatatatatatatatatatatatatatatattatatgaataatttaaaattgaaattgtttatcAAGATAAAAgaggtttttcttttataaataattagtttttgttGGAGAATttctatatacatatatttctatataataaaatattattatttcaaaaaataataaaaatatttatgtatatataaattcatgctCAAAACTCTTGTTTTACTCAATGAAagactttatttttatctaataatttttatgaaaatatctaaaaaaCAACGTAATTAACagtaaaatgttaaaatgttaataGTAGTAAAGTAAGAGCttaagaaaaagtttgtgagaaGTAAAGAAAGCGAAAATGTTTTGTGATGTAAATTCCGACATGGAATGTCAAATATGAAATAAGAGAGGttgaagaagtaaaagaaaaaaaagaatgaatgaTGAGTTTCCAAATTGCAAGATAACAGAGCTTTTAAAGGTCGGCCGAAAAGATGTTGACAAAGAGGATGAAGATTCTTTACGGCAGTTTTTAGATCGGAGTTTACAGTTctgtttagatttaaaaaaaagatttgaaataaagtgaataaatagatttaaaagaattttgaaattatttaaattaaaaaaaaaatgtaatttgagTGCATTTGAACAAACAGTTAGTGTGTGTGTAAATAGTAAGTAGAGCTTACGTGTGCAGGCTGCTGTATAGAAAGAAGAAGTTTCTCTGTTTTAGATTTTGACTAGGAGCTTTGAATTTGGAAGCAGTCTTACTCTCACACTCCCACAGTGACACTTCTTTGACCCACCTCAACTCACTCTTGCCCACCAAGAAACTCCCCAAAACGTGCTCCACTATAATCCACCTCTTTTTCTACCTCtttatttccaaaatattttatatttaaatcttaCCTTGCACACCACTCGTCACGCAACTTCCCTCAATTCCTCTTCTCCTTATATAAACACCAAACCCACTCTCACTCTTAACTCAATCAAACACATTCaattcttttcattcttcttcttcttcttcttctttctcttattcATATCTTATCAAACACTCACACACATGGCTCTCCAAGCTCTCAACTCACCCACAGCAACCACGTCATCTTTCCCTTTTCATGACCCAACCATTCCATTGGCAAAACGTAAGCGCTCCAAGCGTTCCCGCGACCACCCTTCCGAAGAAGAGTACCTAGCTCTCTGCCTCATCATGCTCGCTCGTGGCggcgccgccaccaccaccacacccGCACCAACCCACCGCCACATCACCGCTTCACCACCGCCACAACAACCCACCCCAGATCCTTCCTCCAAGCTCACCTACAAATGCTCTGTCTGTCACAAAACCTTTCCCTCTTACCAAGCTCTCGGGGGACACAAGGCCAGCCACCGGAAACTCGCCCTCCCCGACGACCAGCCCACCTCCTCTGCCATCACCGCCACCAGCACCGTCAGTACCGCCGGAGGCGGTCGTGCCCATGAGTGCTCCATCTGCCACAAGTCCTTCCCCACCGGACAGGCTCTCGGTGGACACAAACGTTGTCACTACGAAGGTAATAACGGTAACGGAAACAGTGTGGTAACCGCCTCCGAAGGTGTGGGGTCTACTCACACCGTGAGTCACGGCCACCACCCCCACCACCGTGATTTTGATCTCAATATCCCGGCTTTTCCCGAATTTTCAACCAAAGTCGGAGAAGACGAGGTTGAGAGCCCTCACCCTGTGATGAAGAAGCAGCGTCTCTTTGTGATTCCCAAAATTGAAATTCCTCAATTTCAGTaaaaataggttgaattttctctttagaacatgatttttgtttgtcttgATTTTCCAATTATTGGGAGAATTCTGTATATAGTGCTTGGAGTTTTGTTGGATCTTACAGGGTCAGTTCGCCTGTTTAGGTTGTACTTTCAGTGTTGCagattttcaattcaattcaatttatttattcatttatttcattcgataattttatataatcgaaaataatcaaaatatatttatctaatttGGTCACTTTAAAGGAGAGAATTTTGCCATCATGAAATGACAGAGTCGCGTGAGGAGTGCAGCAAGTGGTGGCGACACTATCGGTGTCTCACTGTTAATTTCAGTTGAATCCTCATTTTGCATCTTTCTCATTGTTAGTGGAACTCAACACCGTgcctaataattaatatatttatattatagttttttaattaataattatgttagGTTATGGTATAGAATGTGGATCTAATTTGAAGTTGAGTCAGTGACCACTTGAAGAATTAGAAGCTTGTTTGGTTTTATTTCCAGTTAAAATCACCTCAATTTCTCACTTAAGGCCAAACGTGTATTTATAGCTTTGAATTTTCACGTCAAAGATGCAAGAAAACGCGGAACCAAACACGGACACGCTGTCTCTACACTTAAATTGTATTGCGTTTCACGCATGTAAGTGCATGTATCTCGTCCTCTTTATATTAAGAGAAtaattttgagagaaaaaatatcACAATAACTTTTCTGTTGAAATATAGTATGAAATTATTTGAAGGATGTTTGGAGTATAAAGTATGGTTTATAGATAAGAATGAGATTTAAGCATTTTACAAATTGTGATTAATTACTTATATGTTCAattatgcatatttttcttgataataatattatattagtacattaattaaaaataatagttgaCCCTGTTCATTTATTTACTCGCATTTATATCCAATGCATTGAATGCAAATGGTCCTAATATTGCTAAATGCCAAAGTGTCATTAACAATAATTTGTAGTTTGATTCGTTTTACCTGTGTGCGTATTACGTAAGACATAGATCTCAGGTTTTCGTTTTACTTGTGAATGATGTAGGAAAAAAAGTACTAAGAATTAGAGCAAAAGACAGTATCTCTTGAAGTTaggaaaggataatgatattttaattatttcttttaataatttttttataacataatacTTGGATCATAAAGagttattaaaagattttttttttcagagaaAATTAATGACGTACCCAAATTTACCTCAAACTCTCTCTCTGCAAAATAGAGGACAAAGTAATCCTTTCTTGTTCATACTATGATGTTTCTTTCCAATTTACTAAATAGGACTCGACGCGTGGATCTTCATGCACCTTCACCTTCTCCATGTTCGCACGTTTTTTCTAATTCCGGTCAACACACGTTTAAAACTTTTCACTTCTTCGATAAGATTAGGAATAGATGACATTATATGCCATATGCCAATTCAGGATGTTTAATAATGTATAGATCTAGAAGACAGTGAAGAAAAAGTTAGTGGTGACACATAATTTTTCAGGATTAAGACTCCAATTAAACTAGATTAGGCTATGGATGCTATTAGATCtactaaatcattttttattacttttatctGTGCATTGTTTCTCCTCCAATCAGATCTAATATATCAATTTCCTTTTCAGAATGTTtcctttcataaatttttactttaaaaattaattataaataactatatttgcaataaaaaaactttattaatattaattttattgtatatatacTTAAGAATCAAATTTATTACTTACATTTGTAAAATAACAAACTTACTAGCATCATAAGATAAACTTGGAGATATGTTGGTAAAATTTCTTTCTTGTTCTCACTATTTGCTGTATATTCTTTTCAATACATATGTTGTTCTGgtaaattttaagtttgaatATATGCTTCTATGAATATATTGAGATCCACTCAagtaaataaagattaaattatatatatatatatatatatatatatatatattaaagaaagaaaaaataaaacaatttttttattagaattaagaAAActtagtgtattttttttacagcaaaataatccaaaaagatatatataaactattgggaaatatatactattattttaacgaataaatatacttatttaatttcatcgaaaaaaggaaaaaacattaaatttagcAGTTAAAAAGAGAACAGTAATGTGGTCCACTAAGTTAGAAGGAGACACCTACCCTCCAACTGCCACCAACGATGTCCAGGTTACTCCAATCTTCCTCTATCTGCTTAAGGCGGCGTTCTACCTTccttatcaataaaaaaatatatctattacattattattgtaATGCCAAATattctaaagaaataaaataaaaaacttaaacatggttttattttcctttaatttatattatccaactttttaaatataagaaaacattTGTTTACTAAAAATGGctgattttataatatttttattcttcataatcatcatcttattttgtgttaaaataaccatatttaaaaagagaaaataaattaatattctataattaaaaaacactTTCACCCatctattatttcttttcaaataactACATTTCCAAGAATCTCTCTATGTACATTGGAACAAAAACACTATAGAGAATCTTTTGGCTGTTTCAATGCACATTTTTTAACTcatgctttctttctttattcccacgtcaaatacaacaaaaacgcggattcattaattattaattaaagagGCGATGGATTTTCTATGACCTTTGcatgataattttaaataagagtGATTCACATAGACAAATTATTATCTTGAAATTTCAATAGGAACAATTTTTTCTGTTAACTTTTGATGATAAATTATCATTATCTcttacatattaattatttctcttacataatatatagttttaatagattttcttttatattttttaccaCTTTCATCGTGTGTGAAAACTTATTAAGAAAGACATGGtcgaatttaatattttcaaaaaaaggtaattaaatgtaattaaattttatcgAAATCATTATATATGAATTACCTTTATTATAATGTAagaataagtttttcttttaatcagtataataataaacttgttttttttatctagttttataatttgaagAATTATGGTTAGGATTATGTGACGATGGAATGGTGATTTTCGGacaataataatcgattatcatatatAATAGTTGATTATTATTGagagttttaaagaaaatatgatcatatgactgaaataatcgattatcaagtaagataataattatttttatcaatttttgacagcaacctgatttttctggttttggtgtatattaaatatatccAAATGATTAATTTAGAATCTGTAACATTGAcatgaaaacatgtttatagatgAAAGTAGAGAACTACATTGCTCATTTGTATAGGAATTAGATGTGCCAAACCTACTCAACAACTCAAAAGTGTCTAAACTAAATTCTATATCTTGCAACACTCAATATCAACAATCTAACAATGTGAACAAGTCATAATACACTAAACAACTCACTCAAACATCTCACTTTACTCTTAAACTTGGTGTTTCAAAATCTCACCATACAAAATCTCGTTTTTGACCAAAAACGTGCAATAACCCAATCACCAGTGCCCTATTGAACCCCACAccatatattattgattttacaACTTCAACAAGTCTCAAATGACTTAAAAACTATCCCAAACCTATGTTCTCTTCATCCAACCAGTCTTACAGAAAAACACTCATCAAAACCtttcttttgttaaaataaagaGTTGTAACCCAAACCACACTATCTAATCTCAACATGACAATTCAAATGACATTACTAACAATTCAACAATAACATTCATAATAAAGATAATTTCTAAACAAAATCAGCATGGCATAACGACCTTATTCAACTAAAAATCACTATTCCAAAATACTCTAAACTcactaaaatcattttaactaaattatcaACATGCATCTGAttcataaattacaaaatattatttcatacgcaataaataaattataaaataactttaacttTCCTTATCTCACAATAAACTCCCCGGCTCAAAAACCATTTCGTCAATTGCTTGAAACGCAAGGAATCTCTAGACGAACCTACGAAACACTAAATTAGAAGCGGACGGAGTCCTTAGAACTCTAGATTAACCAAGAATGACTAGGAGAAGCATGATCGCACATGCAATGACAATCCTTTCTTCTAAAAACATATTAGGAACGAGAGAGGAAAAATGAGTTGAAACTTACTTACTCTATGATAGAAATTGATCGGCTAGAAATGTAGACCTCTTCGCCGTGATCGTCTGGACACCTTCTGATCACCAAAAAATGACTCATGAGTCCgaactcttagagagaagatataaaaaactctaaaaaaatggTTTCTAGAGATGGTATGTTTATGAAgctcatttataataaaactatttataataaaatcatttaatattaaaataactgagTTTCACTACTTTTTTTACTACcatcacttctaaaataccaATTTTAAGGTTTTACAAAATACAATTACTATTAGATAAAAATTTCCTTTtgataaatcaataaaagagtTTATTACTCTCAAAggagtagaaaaaaatatattgaaagatTTAAGTTATGGTGTCCATACCATACTCttgattaaaaacaattataataataataaaaaaaatgatatattgcATTTCACTGAGTCTAAGGTTGGCATCCACTCATTTCCTTTACATTACATGTGGCTTTTATAGTGACCACTAAAGAACGACACAACACAACGCACTTCTTCCTTAAGTTGTTTGGATCTCAAAAACACGTTTTATGAGAGTGTGCTTCTGTCTCCATACGGTCATGCCGTCCATTTCATATTTGCATTTCTCTTGTCTTCAAATCCACACACACCTTTCCTTCCTCTGCTACCTCACCATATTTAACCCAtcaactttcattttctttcttttattgcttCCTTATATTCCGTCTATCAAAATGTTAAATACTTTAAAgaaaattcacaaaattaattaatatactcACGTGGACACACATCTTTATTTTTAACGTTTTTATCgaataattgttaaattttttatttatttaagtattttctcATCAATAACGTGAttgatatttctatttttttcttcattcccAATTTATAGGTTAACTCGTTCTCTTTATAATATTCTAATTTgtttttccaaaagaaaaaaaaaagttatttaatggatgatttgaaaatagaaaaacaaaaatcaatttaaaaatggtaagcaaaatattttttaaatgctCAAATGAACAAaactttttgataaaatttaagttaaaactACTTAAATTTAcgactttttaaaattaatagaaaaacataaaaatcattttaagattatatatcataaagataaatttttttcatcagtaattaaataaaatttaataaagtattaaGTTTGTAAAATCTTACAATTTTGCAAGTAACGTGTTACGGTgagaattaaaatgaaaaaaaataaaataaataaaatcttcattttcCCTTCGCTCCTTCTGGGGGTTTCTTCTGATATTCTGCATATTTCTTAGAACACTTCTTTGATAACTTTTGAAGAATGtatcttttacattttacaGGTTTCGTTGAAATAAATGAGATGCGATGAAAAAATGAGATTTACGTAAAAAAGCCAATAATATTGACACACCCTTGTTTGATCTCTCCACCactttattttagtattttttttttcttattcttaatgaaaactagttttatttaaaagtaacaGAATGCTGTTAGGGAAGAAACAGTAGAAGTACAAAAtctcatgaaaaataaatattaatgtcTATGAAAGAaagatgtttgaaaaaaaatgagatgagAAACAAAAAAGATTGGGGGGGTGAGATAAAAAAAGGGCAAAATAATGGGCCTTAGGGAAATTGAAACGGGCCTGCAGAAGTGGGCCAGTAGCATCTTCTGCGACCCAAATAGAGAAAAATGTAATTTGAATCCAGTAGAAGAATAAAACGAAATAAGAATGGAGGCATGTGAGAAGTCTGACAAAGCGCTTCTTATTCCTCATCATCACAACAAACAATAAAGTCTTATAATCTcgattaatttttatataataagcattaacctttttaatttataaaattaaataaaaaaaaagaagaagaaagaagctAACCCACAGAGAAAAAGCACCATCAAAATGAAACTCAACCCGAGTTAGTTATTCCCTAATTCCAACTCCTTTTGGGTTTCCTCACAGTCCTTAATCACAGAGCAAGACAGAAAAACCGAAAGAAGAGACAGCAGAGAGTGGAAAGAAATCTGTGAAATGAGTTGCAACGGTTGTCGAGTGCTGCGAAAAGGTTGCAGTGAAACATGTCCTTTGAGGTCGTGTCTGCAATGGATCGAATCCGCTGAATCGCAAAGACATGCCACTCTGTTCCTTGCTAAGTTCTTTGGCCGCACCGATTTAATGTCCTTCATTGCTTCAGTTCCCCAAACCAGAAGACCTGGTACATACAATCCAAACACCTTCTACTATACTCTCATTCTTTCATTCTACATTTCTCTTCAGATTTTCATGCTCTCTACGTTTCACAAAATACGATGTTTAAGGATGTTTAATTCCtaatttcatctaaatttatTCTTTGGAGTGTGTCCTTTAAATTAAGTATTATATATAGACCAGTCGTTGGATATCTCTGATCAACATTAAGTTTCTGTTTCAAGAGGTGATTAAGGTTTGTGTGattctcttttcaatttttaattttagagtttttaatgttgtttagtGAAAATTTATACTATCCAGAGATCAATTTgtcatctaaatttttttaattatatttagagcaattattttaaaaattaaaacaacaattagatgaaatttttttcatcttcttctttccttgttCACTTTTTCCTTAACTTCACTCTTTCTTTTCCCTGCTTGCACCACCTTCTACTCTACAACATCTCAAACtttttagttatattaaacATTAGCGGTGtcattaaaaagaattaaaagtaattttttaaaatgttaatacaAAAATCACTTCTCATTGTGTTTTATACTATAATTCAGATAGTCAAACTGtgttgttttataatttttaatgcaTTTTTACACAGTTTTTTAGAAAAGAcgatattaaataaaaaaatggattttaaaaatagaaaaaaaatatacatactataaaatgattaactttttttaatttttaggaaTCAAAGTATATCTTGAATTTGCTTTAGAgatatttgttttattcttttttttattcttcattaCCAGCATTGTTTCAGTCTCTGCTGTTTGAAGGGTGCGGGCGAACGGTAAATCCGGTGAACGGTGCCGTGGGACTTCTGTGCAGCGGAAACTGGCACCTGTGTGAGGCGGCGGTGGAGACGGTGCTCGCCGGAGGGGTTCTTCGAGCGCAGCCGGATACAGTGGCCGGAGCTTCCACTGATTCGCGCCGCCCTTTCCGGCCACTAAGATTGGAACATGATGCGAGGGAGATTAATGAGAACTCATCAAGTTTGATGAACAGAGCAGAGGAACCGGAAACGGTGCGTTACGGTGGTCATAAGAAAAATCAGATCTTAAATTTGTTCGTATAAGATAACAAGGGGTTACACATGTTGGCATTATCATGGGACACTTTtgaattttactaaaaaaatataaattcttgaaataaatttaagtgGTTGAAAAAGTTAATCTTTGATTTtcgaaataaagaaaaagtaatccataaaataaaaataattaggaGCATGTTAAATTTTGCATGGATTGTTCATACTTTTAAGGTTGATTTCGACAAGTCTAATGatgaacttttgaaaataattgagagaaataaatatatataagtggaataaatataaataaatagaagaaaaattaaataaaaagcaaGTATATGTAAATTCAATTTGAGTTCGGTAAAAACTggattcttttgttatttttttttctgttctatTATTATACGATTAAGAtacaaaaatgtattaattgGTATGTTTTAAAAGGTCTGAACTCTTAAAAAATCGTGGTCTCCATATTAATTAGCTATGATGGCCTTACAGTGACATCACAAGAGGCttgtcaattttaattaaaatatttaatcatactAAATAAACTTAagttaattacctttttagagtaattaaaatatcacaTTCATAATATACTTTGTTGTAATTAGCTGAAGTTGTCATGCAAATTATGGTTTATCCATTTCAGCTTATGCAACTGGTATTTTTAGgattagttttaattttctttctttcttcatatgagtaaaaaatatattaaacttacCTTTCGGAAATTCCCACTTATaccttatattttatttgttaggtcatgtttgatatttaatcaaataataagaacgagaaatttaaattaattaaaataaaaaaaaacagaacattTTTTGGAgactatgttttcttttatccGAATATTTTGTCGTGCAATTGATTCGTTCATATGCCAGAATTTATGCTCAAAACAAATggaacaatttttatataaaatcaaaattataattattttttagggaAGTGTATTAGAGTGTAGGTATAACTTTTGACAAGGTCCTTAGATTAGCCATAATTTCGTTcaagaaaaagtatataaaagttaagtaaagataatatataaaacatattgtTAAGCATAACATAATCtactttaaataaatagattattattattattattattaaatatctaaataaatagAGAAATTGTACTTAAATAGttgaaaaatatagaataagTTTATCAAAGTGATGGAAAAAATAAGATGATATAAGTCAATAATGTTATGTTACGTTTGAATGTTGTTTGGAAATGAACGGTGTTTGTTTGGGTATAGAATTTTTCACAGAAAAGAAAAGCTtaagaaaaaggtgaaaatgGTGCGAAGCACGTCAGCTTCATAAGTTTAGTTTGGCACGGGACTTTTCCACTGGAAGTGGGTTCCACGTAAtctatttctatttcttttataatttttaagcaCTATTtctagtatttattttatataaaaaatcttaccattttaattttcttttacttttttatatatcagATACGATTTTATTATATTCCCTCCTACTTTTAATACAAGGCACATTTTAGAAGAAAttgattattcttttataagaCATATACTTTGTATAAAACATTAGgctttttttcctttccttctttattaattattatgacctggtgtatttttattaattaataatgagaggaaaaatttaagaatgattaataatgaaaatgaatttgatgcattgataacatttttttaataactaagaGTTTATTATTTGTATTGGTATAATAAGTATGAAACGATTTTTTCCCCTATTCTTCCACTCACAAGGTaggattttattattattttacttaatgtgtttttcttaattttaccttttaatgcataaaatagttataatgatatataattgaacaatattttagtacttaaaaaaaatcaaattataaagctatataattagaaatactaaataatattaataaaagtatcTATCCGCCAaggataattttcttttctccttttcctcGACCCTTGTAGAAATTTGTTCTCGGATTTCGTCTCTCAACACCTCCACAAATTTGCTCCTAGGTTTCATCACTGCTTCAACCAACCTTCGTTCTTCATCCCTGCACACTAGACACCACATCACATGTActtattgttttccttttcctttagATATGTTGGTGCATATGCACGTAAAAATGGTGGATTTGGgtggatttgaaaaaatagaGTTCAATGAGATTTAAAAGTCTAGATACAGTCTTCGTTAAATTTCGAAATCCAGtgtttatcaaatttaaattgtgaattagatttaaaatcagATTCCAAGTCTAGTGAAGCACTTGatcgaatttcaaaatcttataaagatttaaccaaattttgaaatctatttattgaattttgtaagATGGATACTTTTATCATTAATGAAATTTTGGAGGTGCATGAGGTGCAAGGATTATGAAATTCAGTGAAGGTTTTTACCATATTTCGAAATCTGGTTAAGGGTTTACTGAATTTAAATTGTGAACAACATTTAGAACCAGATTTGGAATCTACTAAAACCCTGagccaaattttgaaatcaagtTAAGGGTTTCactgaatttttaaaattttattgggCTTAACTGAATTTCAAAATCGAGTTAATTAAGTCTTATCTGGATTTCAAAATCGGATTAAGCCTTAATTAGATTTCGaaatcaaaattgtttttttttttatctatattgggtgtttaatattttatgaatttgtttgctatatatatatatatgaaaagaacACTAGATACATTTACATTTTGGGTTGATAGGTCTTCACAAGGTAAACACAGAAGGAGACCTACAACATCAATCCATAGAAGTTTGGTTGTTCAAGACTTTGAAAAGGTTTgatatttcttatataaattttaatatccaCCATTCTTATTAGAAATTGGCTTGCCCCTCTATTTAAAATGATACTTGTATTTTCTTGTGTCGTATATATTATGTTACTTTTCACCATTT contains these protein-coding regions:
- the LOC106763855 gene encoding zinc finger protein ZAT6 translates to MALQALNSPTATTSSFPFHDPTIPLAKRKRSKRSRDHPSEEEYLALCLIMLARGGAATTTTPAPTHRHITASPPPQQPTPDPSSKLTYKCSVCHKTFPSYQALGGHKASHRKLALPDDQPTSSAITATSTVSTAGGGRAHECSICHKSFPTGQALGGHKRCHYEGNNGNGNSVVTASEGVGSTHTVSHGHHPHHRDFDLNIPAFPEFSTKVGEDEVESPHPVMKKQRLFVIPKIEIPQFQ
- the LOC106764525 gene encoding LOB domain-containing protein 39 isoform X1, with amino-acid sequence MSCNGCRVLRKGCSETCPLRSCLQWIESAESQRHATLFLAKFFGRTDLMSFIASVPQTRRPALFQSLLFEGCGRTVNPVNGAVGLLCSGNWHLCEAAVETVLAGGVLRAQPDTVAGASTDSRRPFRPLRLEHDAREINENSSSLMNRAEEPETVRYGGHKKNQILNLFV
- the LOC106764525 gene encoding LOB domain-containing protein 39 isoform X2 yields the protein MSCNGCRVLRKGCSETCPLRSCLQWIESAESQRHATLFLAKFFGRTDLMSFIASVPQTRRPGCGRTVNPVNGAVGLLCSGNWHLCEAAVETVLAGGVLRAQPDTVAGASTDSRRPFRPLRLEHDAREINENSSSLMNRAEEPETVRYGGHKKNQILNLFV